The Candidatus Zixiibacteriota bacterium genome includes a window with the following:
- a CDS encoding radical SAM protein — translation MNAASKPAILLAYPSFLSGAEWSGRDEVKASQLILASYLAEHFPVEYVDFEIEIGRPVSPVQFRRFERKVREFLEKRDYDILGISCWTSLSYKATMTIARIAREVHPKRLIVIGGYHPTARPEDFQTPDNLVDYVIQGEGEIAFREIAAAFPVSGRPPQTKVIAGPPLQPEQFVGVKWDLVDDMLRSRFSGGIGTLCIYLSRGCPFECAFCMEALKDHTWRPYSVEQAIEQVRIPMERYKVIALAFGDAVLGVQPAWRKEFFRRLVELNPQSWIFLETRPDFLDEEDIKMLSKLKAEIQFGVESCSPEMLRIMNKTRQPEKFLARFREVSHILSDYGVVHGANLIFNHPGETRRTLEETFAFVDAESARKDSSLIWASHGYLHFPGNEIDRNQSFYEQKYGTRFLSPDWWKGEDDPLVASRNIIPSRDLEGEGITLWKKMFGERQQQLKDCLTPKAFRLAAETYFPDWRLDSRYDELEKGNR, via the coding sequence ATGAACGCAGCCAGCAAACCAGCTATTCTTCTTGCCTATCCTTCTTTCCTGAGCGGCGCCGAATGGTCCGGCCGCGATGAAGTAAAAGCATCGCAATTGATTCTCGCATCATATCTGGCCGAGCACTTTCCGGTTGAGTATGTTGATTTTGAAATCGAAATCGGCCGGCCGGTAAGTCCGGTGCAGTTTCGTCGTTTTGAACGGAAGGTACGTGAGTTCCTCGAAAAGCGTGATTACGACATTCTGGGCATCTCCTGCTGGACCAGCCTTTCATATAAAGCAACTATGACTATAGCTCGCATAGCCCGCGAGGTACACCCGAAGCGACTCATCGTCATAGGAGGATACCATCCCACGGCGCGGCCCGAGGATTTCCAAACTCCCGACAATTTGGTTGATTATGTCATCCAGGGGGAAGGGGAGATCGCTTTCAGGGAAATCGCCGCCGCTTTTCCCGTTTCAGGGAGACCGCCGCAAACTAAAGTTATTGCCGGCCCGCCGCTGCAGCCGGAGCAGTTTGTCGGAGTAAAATGGGACTTGGTCGACGACATGCTCCGCTCTCGTTTCTCGGGAGGAATCGGCACCCTCTGTATTTATCTTTCACGGGGATGTCCCTTTGAGTGTGCCTTCTGCATGGAGGCGTTGAAAGATCATACCTGGCGCCCTTATTCGGTCGAACAGGCTATCGAGCAGGTACGGATTCCCATGGAACGATATAAGGTAATTGCCCTTGCCTTTGGTGATGCCGTTCTCGGTGTGCAGCCGGCCTGGCGAAAGGAATTCTTCCGTCGCCTGGTCGAGCTTAACCCGCAGTCATGGATTTTTCTGGAAACCCGACCCGATTTCCTCGATGAAGAGGATATCAAAATGCTTTCGAAACTCAAAGCCGAGATCCAATTTGGGGTCGAAAGCTGTTCGCCGGAGATGCTTCGTATCATGAACAAAACCAGACAGCCGGAAAAGTTCCTTGCCCGATTCCGCGAGGTCAGTCACATTCTCTCTGATTATGGTGTGGTCCACGGTGCCAACCTGATTTTCAACCATCCCGGCGAAACCCGGCGCACTCTGGAAGAGACTTTTGCTTTTGTTGATGCCGAATCGGCACGAAAGGATTCATCGCTCATCTGGGCCAGCCACGGTTATTTGCACTTCCCCGGCAATGAAATTGACCGCAACCAGAGCTTCTATGAGCAGAAATATGGAACTCGTTTTCTGAGCCCGGACTGGTGGAAAGGTGAGGATGATCCTCTGGTTGCCAGTCGAAATATTATTCCCTCGCGCGATTTGGAGGGGGAGGGGATAACCTTGTGGAAGAAAATGTTCGGCGAGCGTCAGCAGCAGCTCAAGGATTGTCTGACGCCCAAAGCATTTCGCCTGGCTGCTGAAACCTATTTCCCCGATTGGCGGCTTGACAGTCGGTACGACGAGCTTGAGAAAGGGAACCGTTAG